One segment of Pontibacter akesuensis DNA contains the following:
- a CDS encoding DUF1905 domain-containing protein: MNEQKLSMIQFQTHIRLLQHLPRMHYLEVPQEVVQQLGTLKIRLHCTVNQKLKFQCGLMALGEGKAYISISKKRMQEAGIKLDDTVAVMLQKDNSTYGTEVPAEMEELLQQDEEGNRRFQRLKPGMQRYMLHHVAGVKSVQLRVDRAVTLIENLKKLPEGKENFRAMLGLPPR, translated from the coding sequence ATGAATGAGCAAAAACTAAGTATGATCCAGTTTCAGACACATATTCGACTCCTCCAACACCTGCCGAGGATGCACTACCTGGAGGTGCCGCAGGAGGTAGTGCAGCAGCTGGGTACGCTGAAAATACGCCTGCATTGCACCGTCAACCAAAAGCTGAAATTCCAATGCGGCTTAATGGCTTTGGGAGAAGGAAAAGCCTACATCAGCATCAGCAAGAAACGCATGCAGGAAGCAGGCATCAAACTCGATGACACGGTAGCGGTAATGCTGCAAAAGGACAATAGCACGTATGGCACCGAAGTACCCGCCGAGATGGAGGAATTGCTACAACAGGATGAGGAAGGAAACAGACGTTTTCAACGATTGAAGCCGGGCATGCAGCGCTACATGCTACACCATGTGGCTGGCGTGAAGAGCGTGCAGTTGCGTGTCGACCGAGCCGTTACATTAATTGAGAACCTGAAAAAGCTGCCTGAGGGCAAGGAGAATTTCCGCGCGATGCTGGGCCTGCCGCCGCGCTAA